The window CAGCGACAGCTCCATCCCCGGACGGCCCTGCGTGACGCCATCGCACATGGCAGGCACGCCGCCCGCGACCTGCACGGTGGCGCCGGCCTGTTTGCCGGCCCGGCGGATCAGCGCGGGGTAGGATTCGAAGGGCTGATGCGCCGACAGCATGTCATTATAGGCGGTGACGATGCCGATATTGGGCATGCGCGTATGGGCCATGTCATCCTTGTCATCCATCGCCGCATAGGCATGGGCCTGGTTGCCGCAGGACAGATGTGCGCGGCGCGGACCCTCCTCGGCGGCGCGGGCGATCTTTTGCAGATAATGTGCCCGGCTATCGGCGCTGCGCTCACGGATACGGTCGGTCACACGGGAAATCGTTGCATTGAGGGTCATGCTGGCCTCCTGAGGGTTTGGATCTGGTATACAGTGTTAGCGATAACGCATCAAGTAGATGGACGGCGCAGGCCGCTCTGATGGTGCGATTTGAATGGATATTTATATGAAGAAGAAAGTGAGCGCGCTTGTTCCTGCCCACGCGCCATGTCAGATCGGCGGCGAAAGGAATATTTCATGTCCGACCTACCCGTTATCCGGCTGCGGCCGAAATCCAAGCCGCAGGCGATTCGCCACGGTTTCCCCTGGGTTTTCGCCGATGAGGTGGTCGCCGATCGCCGCACGCGCGCGATCCCGCGCGGCAGTTTTGCGGTGCTGGAGGATGCCGAGCGGCGGCCCTTGGCGCTGGTGACGGTGAACCCGGACAGCAAGATCATCGGGCGGGTGATGGATGCTGATCCGCAAGCCGTGATCGATGGTCAATGGCTGCGCACGCGGCTGACCCGCGCGCTGGCCATGCGCGAGCGGCTGTATGACGCGCCGTACTACCGTCTGGTGCATGCCGAGGCGGATGGCTTGCCCGGTCTGATCATCGACCGATTTGGCGATGCGGCTGTGATGCAGCCCAATGCGGCCTGGGCGGATGGAATGGCGGCTGAAATAGCAGAGGCGCTGGTCGATGTGGCGGGCGTCAGCACCGTGATCCTGAACGGTCAGGGGCGTACGCGCGGCCTCGAGGGGCTGGACGAACGCATGGAGGTGCTGCGCGGCACCGCGCCCGGGGCGCCGTTGCAGGTGCCGATGAATGGCGCGACCTATCTGGCCGATCTGATGGGCGGGCAAAAAACCGGGCTGTTTCTGGACCAGCGGCCGAACCATGCGTTTGTGCAGCGTCTGGCCAAGGATGCGCGGGTGTTGGATGTGTTTTCCCATGTGGGTGGTTTCGGGCTGTCTGCGCTGGCAGCCGGTGCCAGTCACGCAACCTGTGTAGATGGCAGCGCGGCGGCGCTGGAACTGGCCAAGGGCGGTGCCGAGGCGATGGGCATGACCGAACAGATGACCATCATCCAGTCCGATGCCTTCAAGGCGATGGAGCAACTGGCCGAAGAGGGCGCGCAATTTGACGTGGTGGTTTGCGATCCGCCAGCCTTTGCCCCATCCAAACCGACGCTGGAGGCGGGGTTGCGCGCTTATGAACGTGTGGCCAAGCTGGCCGCGCCGTTGGTGGCGCCGGGCGGCTATCTGGCCCTGTGTTCTTGTTCCCATGCTGTCGATCTGAGCGCCTTTCGCAATGTCAGTGCGCGCGGGATCGGGCGCGGCGGGCGGCGCGGGCAGTTGATCCATTCGGGGCAGTCCGGTCCTGATCACCCGACTTTGCCGCAATTGGCCGAGACCGGCTATCTCAAGGCGCTGTTCTTTCGGCTGGACGGATGAAGGCGGCTCTGGACGCCAATGTCCTTTATCCGACCGTCCTGCGCGAGATCCTGACCGATATCGCGGCGGCGGGCCTCTACCAGCCTGTCTGGTCGCAGCGCATTCTGGATGAGTGGCGCCATGTTGCCACGCGCCACGGCGCCGATCAGGCCTTGGTTGCGGGGGCCGAGATCGCCTTGCTGATCGACCGCTTTCCCGATGCGCTGGCCGATGGTTGGGGCAACCGCACCGCCGGTCTGGATCTGCCCGATCCCGCCGATGCCCATGTGATCGAAGCCGCGCTGAATGGCGGAGCGGATCGGATCGTGACCGCGAACTTGCGCGATTTCCCCAGACCCGCCATGTCGGCGGTCGGTTTGCGGGCGGTTCATCCCGATGTTTTTCTGACCGATCTCTGGGCGAAAGACCCTGATCCGGTCGCAGAGGCCGCGCGTGCCGCACATGCCAAAGCCGAGCGGATTGGCGGTGCGATGTCATTCAAGGCCTTGATGAAGCGCGCGCGACTGCCCAGACTGGTGCGGGCGATAATGCGTGATGCGGGTTGATGTTAACGCTAACGCGAGATAAGACGCGGGCAAAGAAATAACCTGCGACGCAAAGGAGGCTGAGCATGGTTTCACGGGTAATTCCGGTCGAAGATTTCGACCTCGTGATCTTTGGTGCCACAGGTGATCTGGCGCGGCGCAAGATATTGCCCGGGCTTTATCGCCGGTTTGTCTCGGGGCAGATGCCCGATGGCGCGCAGATCATCGGTGCGGCGCGCACCGATCAGGATGACGCTGCCTTTCAGGCCGAAACCAGGGCCGCGATCATCGAATTCGGCAAGGTGACCGAAGGCGATGCCGATCTGGACCGCTTTTTGAAGCACTTGCACTACGTGGCCATTGACGCCAAGGGCGAGGGCGGCTGGAAAGAGCTGAAATCGAAGATGCGCGAGGGTGTGGTGCACGCCTTTTACTTCTCGGTCGCGCCTTCGCTGTTTGGCGATATCGCGGAACGTCTGGCCAAACATGACATCGCCGATGATGACAGCCGCATCGTGGTCGAAAAGCCCTTTGGCCGCGATCTGGAAAGTGCGCGGGCGCTGAACAAGGTGCTGTCGCAGCATTTCGATGAGCAGCAGATTTACCGCATCGACCATTATCTGGGCAAGGAAACCGTCCAGAACCTGATGGCCGTCCGCTTTGCCAACATCCTGTTCGAGCCGTTGTGGAACGCCCAGTATATCGACCATGTCCAGATCACCGTGGCCGAGACCGTTGGCGTCGGCGGCCGCGGCAGTTATTACGACAATTCGGGCGCGATCCGGGACATGGTGCAGAACCATATGATGCAGCTTTTGTGCCTGATCGCGATGGAGCCGCCCTATCATTTCGATCCGGATGCAGTGCGCGACGAAAAGCTGAAGGTGATCCGCGCGCTGGAGCCAGTCGC is drawn from Paracoccus tegillarcae and contains these coding sequences:
- a CDS encoding RSP_2647 family RNA methyltransferase, whose product is MSDLPVIRLRPKSKPQAIRHGFPWVFADEVVADRRTRAIPRGSFAVLEDAERRPLALVTVNPDSKIIGRVMDADPQAVIDGQWLRTRLTRALAMRERLYDAPYYRLVHAEADGLPGLIIDRFGDAAVMQPNAAWADGMAAEIAEALVDVAGVSTVILNGQGRTRGLEGLDERMEVLRGTAPGAPLQVPMNGATYLADLMGGQKTGLFLDQRPNHAFVQRLAKDARVLDVFSHVGGFGLSALAAGASHATCVDGSAAALELAKGGAEAMGMTEQMTIIQSDAFKAMEQLAEEGAQFDVVVCDPPAFAPSKPTLEAGLRAYERVAKLAAPLVAPGGYLALCSCSHAVDLSAFRNVSARGIGRGGRRGQLIHSGQSGPDHPTLPQLAETGYLKALFFRLDG
- a CDS encoding RSP_2648 family PIN domain-containing protein, yielding MKAALDANVLYPTVLREILTDIAAAGLYQPVWSQRILDEWRHVATRHGADQALVAGAEIALLIDRFPDALADGWGNRTAGLDLPDPADAHVIEAALNGGADRIVTANLRDFPRPAMSAVGLRAVHPDVFLTDLWAKDPDPVAEAARAAHAKAERIGGAMSFKALMKRARLPRLVRAIMRDAG
- the zwf gene encoding glucose-6-phosphate dehydrogenase — protein: MVSRVIPVEDFDLVIFGATGDLARRKILPGLYRRFVSGQMPDGAQIIGAARTDQDDAAFQAETRAAIIEFGKVTEGDADLDRFLKHLHYVAIDAKGEGGWKELKSKMREGVVHAFYFSVAPSLFGDIAERLAKHDIADDDSRIVVEKPFGRDLESARALNKVLSQHFDEQQIYRIDHYLGKETVQNLMAVRFANILFEPLWNAQYIDHVQITVAETVGVGGRGSYYDNSGAIRDMVQNHMMQLLCLIAMEPPYHFDPDAVRDEKLKVIRALEPVAPTEIVRGQYQANGEPGYLEDAENPQSRTESYIAMKVRVSNWRWQGTPFYLRTGKKLRARTSEIAITFKEPPHSIFEDAGAAGEPKANELIIRLQPNEGMDLKVMIKEPGPGGMRLVQVPLDMTFADALGPDAADVTDAYERLIMDVIRGNQTLFMRGDEVEAAWAWTDPIIQAWDEGKARPEPYDPGSSGPDEALGLMHRDGRRWREIRS